From the genome of Pukyongia salina, one region includes:
- a CDS encoding glycine--tRNA ligase, giving the protein MANNEDQFKRVISHAKEYGYIFGSSEIYDGLSAVYDYGQQGVELKNNIREYWWRSMVYMHQNIVGIDAAILMHPTTWKASGHVDAFNDPLIDNKDSKKRYRADVLIEDHAEKLEVKAQKEIAKAKKRFGDAFDEAQFVSTHPRVIKYREQKQEILDRMARLLESEDLAGVKALIEELEIADPISGSKNWTEVRQFNLMFGTKLGASAESATDLYLRPETAQGIFVNFLNVQKTGRMKIPFGIAQTGKAFRNEIVARQFIFRMREFEQMEMQFFVRPGEEMKWYEYWKETRLKWHLSLGLGKENYRFHDHEKLAHYANAATDIEFDFPFGFKELEGIHSRTDFDLKAHEEFSGKKLQFFDPELNESYVPYVVETSIGLDRMFLAILSKSLQEETLEDGSVRTVLKLPAILAPVKAAVLPLVKKDGLPEIAQKIIEELQWDYNVIYDEKDAVGRRYRRQDAAGTPFCITVDHQSKEDGTVTLRNRDTMDQQRISIEDVAKHLSKSMAYKEWLS; this is encoded by the coding sequence ATGGCAAATAATGAAGATCAATTTAAGAGAGTAATATCCCATGCTAAGGAGTATGGATATATATTCGGGTCCAGTGAAATATATGATGGCTTAAGTGCTGTTTACGACTATGGTCAGCAAGGCGTAGAGCTAAAAAACAATATTCGGGAATACTGGTGGAGAAGCATGGTGTATATGCACCAGAATATTGTTGGGATAGATGCCGCCATCCTTATGCATCCCACTACATGGAAAGCCTCCGGCCATGTTGATGCCTTCAACGACCCATTGATCGACAATAAAGATTCGAAAAAAAGATACCGGGCCGATGTACTTATAGAGGATCACGCCGAAAAACTAGAGGTAAAGGCTCAAAAAGAGATCGCTAAAGCAAAGAAGCGATTTGGTGACGCCTTCGATGAGGCCCAGTTTGTTTCTACTCACCCAAGAGTGATAAAATACAGAGAGCAAAAACAAGAGATCCTGGACAGGATGGCCAGACTCCTTGAAAGCGAAGACCTGGCCGGAGTGAAGGCGTTGATCGAAGAATTAGAGATAGCCGATCCTATATCGGGTAGTAAGAACTGGACCGAAGTACGGCAATTCAACCTCATGTTTGGCACCAAACTAGGTGCCTCCGCCGAATCTGCGACCGATCTGTACCTCAGACCGGAAACAGCGCAGGGGATCTTTGTAAACTTTCTGAATGTTCAAAAAACGGGAAGGATGAAAATTCCTTTTGGTATCGCTCAAACCGGTAAAGCTTTCAGAAATGAGATCGTAGCCAGACAATTTATCTTCCGGATGCGCGAATTCGAGCAGATGGAAATGCAATTCTTTGTACGCCCCGGAGAGGAAATGAAATGGTACGAATACTGGAAAGAAACACGTTTGAAATGGCATTTATCCCTTGGTCTGGGTAAAGAAAATTATCGTTTCCACGACCATGAGAAACTTGCCCATTATGCTAATGCGGCAACCGATATAGAATTCGATTTCCCCTTCGGATTTAAAGAATTAGAGGGGATCCACTCGCGTACCGATTTCGATCTAAAGGCACATGAAGAATTTTCTGGTAAGAAATTACAGTTCTTCGACCCCGAATTGAATGAGAGCTATGTGCCATATGTTGTTGAAACATCCATTGGGTTAGACCGCATGTTCCTGGCAATTCTAAGTAAATCCCTTCAGGAGGAAACCTTAGAAGATGGTAGCGTAAGAACAGTGTTGAAATTACCCGCCATTCTCGCACCAGTGAAAGCCGCCGTGCTACCGCTTGTAAAGAAAGACGGCTTGCCGGAGATCGCCCAGAAGATCATCGAGGAGCTTCAATGGGATTACAATGTTATCTACGACGAAAAAGATGCCGTGGGACGACGGTACCGAAGACAAGATGCGGCTGGCACTCCGTTTTGTATAACCGTAGATCATCAAAGCAAAGAGGACGGTACCGTTACTTTAAGGAATCGAGATACTATGGATCAACAACGTATCTCGATAGAAGATGTGGCAAAACATCTGTCTAAGAGTATGGCGTATAAAGAGTGGTTATCCTAA
- a CDS encoding YdcF family protein: MTLLKTCLAIATIFVISCNSTSKTTAEDASTDTEASAMEAKKMMEAGFKKAVIVSSKAEGDCPYVLKMEENNNLLDPINLEEGMKKDGLKVWVTYQGLRMMNRCEKANPVSIVEIEMRN, translated from the coding sequence ATGACCTTATTAAAAACATGCCTTGCAATAGCCACTATTTTTGTGATCTCCTGTAATTCTACTTCCAAAACAACTGCCGAAGACGCATCTACAGATACCGAAGCTTCTGCCATGGAGGCCAAAAAAATGATGGAGGCCGGGTTTAAAAAAGCTGTGATCGTTAGTTCGAAAGCTGAAGGAGATTGCCCCTACGTTTTAAAAATGGAGGAAAACAACAATTTGCTCGATCCTATAAACCTGGAAGAAGGCATGAAAAAGGACGGTCTTAAAGTTTGGGTGACCTACCAGGGTCTGCGAATGATGAACCGCTGTGAGAAAGCCAATCCGGTTTCCATCGTGGAAATTGAGATGCGGAACTAA
- a CDS encoding T9SS type A sorting domain-containing protein has translation MKFKFYFTLILCFMLSMTINAQVNQIVPNVPQGPATVGTFDSMIYVPSLASRQGMLTPPDETVREAQDKRSQNAPGLIGDDPLSQDDALASNPNSETQSVRTAPPSLVFDAYGSGSSPTDPSMAVGPNHVFVTYNTAFVIYDKSGNVLQSPTAPNPAIFPGGGCCDLTVSYDKDADRWVLSFLGASTSIAVSDGPDPINDGWYVYSQSFNDYQKLSIWSDGYYMTQNTQGSQKVFALERDEMLLGNPAAQIASFNLPGVLGTTPFFSPQFFNVSDGNMPAAGGATVVFLQDDAFGGIATDHIKYWTVDMDWGTIGNSTISAATEIATTPFISVFDGGNFSNLTQPGGGVPIDAVQNTIMNQAQFRKFVGHNSAIFNFVVDTDGGGGELAGVRWYEFRQPADNMPWTLYQEGTYTSPDGKHAWMGSMIMDDNGNIALGYSAMAGPTTPNPTDFRVGSYYTGRFDGDPLGTMTVIEEEIGVSTANVPNLRYCDYNKMTIDPTSDDEFWFINEYINGPRRGIVGVFQLTPPQPNDIGMLSIDQPVSGPLTATEDIVVSIRNFGSNDIVNPEVQYTIDGGTPVVENYSGTIVAGTTESFTFTQTADLSTPQTDYDIVAKTNLPGDSNTGNDTAMKTVTNTTLGIADNEINNSDLTILTKANNQFEIIMVTGFDGVATVQVYNQLGQLISTSSVEKQGDRYVHNLDMSSVSSGVYVLQIGDTSSSSFRSAKIVVR, from the coding sequence ATGAAGTTTAAATTCTATTTTACATTGATACTGTGTTTTATGCTATCAATGACTATTAATGCGCAGGTGAACCAGATCGTTCCCAACGTACCACAAGGACCTGCTACTGTTGGAACATTCGATTCTATGATCTATGTTCCTTCCTTAGCATCCAGACAAGGAATGCTTACACCTCCGGATGAAACCGTGAGGGAAGCACAAGATAAAAGATCCCAGAATGCACCGGGACTAATTGGCGATGATCCATTAAGTCAGGACGATGCCCTGGCCAGTAACCCTAACTCTGAAACACAATCTGTGAGAACTGCACCTCCTAGTTTGGTTTTCGATGCTTATGGCTCAGGTAGTAGCCCAACAGACCCTTCTATGGCGGTTGGACCAAACCACGTTTTTGTAACATACAATACAGCTTTTGTGATCTATGATAAGAGTGGTAATGTACTTCAGTCACCAACTGCTCCTAACCCAGCGATTTTTCCTGGTGGTGGTTGTTGTGATCTAACTGTATCTTACGATAAGGATGCAGACCGTTGGGTACTTTCCTTTTTAGGAGCCAGTACTTCTATAGCCGTTTCCGATGGGCCGGATCCTATCAACGATGGCTGGTATGTTTATTCGCAGAGTTTTAACGACTATCAGAAACTATCCATCTGGAGCGATGGATACTACATGACACAAAATACACAGGGATCGCAAAAAGTATTTGCTCTGGAAAGAGACGAAATGCTTTTAGGAAATCCTGCTGCGCAGATCGCTTCTTTCAATCTGCCGGGAGTATTAGGAACCACGCCTTTCTTCAGCCCACAGTTCTTTAATGTGAGTGATGGAAATATGCCGGCTGCCGGTGGAGCAACCGTAGTATTCCTTCAGGATGATGCTTTCGGAGGTATTGCTACAGACCATATTAAATATTGGACAGTAGATATGGATTGGGGAACAATTGGAAACTCTACCATATCTGCAGCAACCGAAATTGCAACAACTCCGTTTATTAGTGTTTTTGATGGAGGGAACTTCTCCAATCTTACACAGCCTGGAGGGGGTGTACCTATCGATGCCGTTCAGAATACTATAATGAACCAGGCACAGTTCAGAAAATTTGTAGGCCATAATTCGGCGATCTTCAATTTTGTTGTAGATACCGATGGTGGTGGAGGAGAATTAGCAGGTGTACGCTGGTACGAATTCCGCCAGCCTGCAGATAATATGCCCTGGACTCTTTACCAGGAAGGTACTTATACATCTCCTGATGGCAAACATGCCTGGATGGGAAGTATGATCATGGATGATAATGGTAACATTGCACTTGGATATTCGGCTATGGCCGGACCTACCACTCCTAACCCAACAGATTTCAGGGTTGGATCCTATTACACCGGAAGATTTGATGGGGATCCGCTGGGAACAATGACGGTTATCGAAGAGGAAATAGGTGTTTCAACTGCCAATGTTCCGAATTTAAGATATTGTGATTACAATAAAATGACAATAGACCCTACCAGTGACGACGAGTTCTGGTTTATCAACGAATATATCAATGGCCCAAGAAGAGGTATTGTAGGAGTATTCCAGTTAACACCTCCTCAACCAAACGATATTGGGATGTTAAGTATCGATCAACCGGTTAGCGGCCCGCTAACGGCTACTGAAGATATAGTGGTATCTATTCGTAACTTCGGAAGTAACGATATTGTAAATCCTGAGGTTCAGTATACCATTGATGGCGGAACACCGGTAGTAGAGAACTACAGTGGAACTATAGTAGCCGGAACTACAGAATCGTTCACATTTACTCAGACAGCAGATCTGTCTACACCTCAGACAGATTACGATATCGTAGCCAAGACTAATTTGCCTGGAGATAGTAATACTGGTAATGACACTGCAATGAAAACAGTAACTAATACAACTCTGGGAATTGCGGACAACGAGATCAATAATTCGGATCTTACCATCCTAACAAAAGCCAATAACCAGTTTGAGATCATTATGGTAACCGGTTTTGATGGCGTAGCCACAGTGCAGGTTTATAACCAATTAGGTCAGCTTATCTCCACCAGTAGCGTTGAGAAGCAAGGTGATCGTTATGTACATAATTTAGATATGTCTTCTGTGTCTTCAGGAGTGTATGTATTACAAATTGGTGATACATCAAGTAGTTCCTTTAGATCGGCCAAGATCGTAGTGAGATAA
- a CDS encoding GEVED domain-containing protein translates to MKLKYFIFAVFATVFSFTGFSQTENVETNANYIGTVSHMEYVPSIASRKSELLPADNSDKEALDRRSMGNSVIIGKDPQTVDDLLASNPDPATGSVRVAPPLLVFDAASSNSQPTDPSLAVGPNHVFVVFNTGFTIYDKNGNQLLGQTSPNPAIFPSGGCCDLTVSYDNAADRWVVSFLGAGAQIAVSDGPDPINDGWYVYTISQINDYQKLSIWSDGYYMTDNTGSANKVWALERAEMLNGNPSAQILGFNLPGIQTSGFYSPQAFNVSNDDLPAPGGAPIVYLQDDAWGGVATDHVKIWLVDVDWVTPGNSTISAATEFTTTPFISVFDGGSFSNLTQPGGGIAIDALQATIMNQAQFRRFGTHNSAVFNFVVDTDATAGERAGVRWFEFRQASDGAPWSLYQEGTYTSPDGKHAWHASMIMDSAGNIGMGYSGMAGPTTPNPTDFRVSSYYTGRFDGDPLGTMTVFEELIAAGNQNIPGLRYGDYSKIDIDPSDDTTFWFINEYMNSGRKDVVGAFQLVPPQPNDLGMVSIDAPNNGILTATEDIVVSIRNFGSNDITNPDIQYIVNGGTPVVETYTGTIVAGTVESYTFATTADLSAPGSHTIEAKTNLPGDSNTNNDSTMKTVFNGLLYCQPSADCSFGDGFQLFSVAEINNPSGCEGYGDFTSQVANLAPGTTYDLTVTTGYGDQFVSVWIDYNDDGTFTANELVVDNYEIADGQAAGTYTETFDLVVPANATTGSHRMRAKSNWDAPVPGDACTTTQYGETEDYTANVGSLGTGDNELANSELLVVTKPGKQFEVTLITPFDGVASIRIYNQLGQTLAFNNLEKKGDRYVYQLDMSYAADGVYFIQVGDRTSSSYQTAKIIVR, encoded by the coding sequence ATGAAACTAAAGTATTTCATTTTCGCTGTATTTGCGACGGTATTTTCTTTTACCGGGTTTTCGCAAACCGAGAATGTAGAAACAAATGCAAATTACATTGGTACAGTTTCACATATGGAATATGTACCATCAATCGCCTCACGAAAAAGTGAACTTTTACCTGCAGATAATTCCGATAAGGAAGCATTGGACCGCAGGTCCATGGGAAACTCTGTAATTATTGGAAAAGATCCCCAAACAGTAGATGATCTGCTTGCTAGCAATCCCGATCCTGCTACCGGTTCTGTGCGTGTTGCCCCACCACTTCTTGTTTTTGATGCAGCTTCATCAAATTCGCAACCAACCGACCCATCTCTTGCAGTTGGGCCTAACCATGTATTCGTGGTTTTCAATACAGGTTTTACAATTTACGATAAGAATGGAAATCAATTACTAGGGCAAACCAGTCCTAACCCTGCTATCTTCCCATCGGGAGGATGTTGTGACCTTACCGTTTCTTACGATAATGCCGCAGATAGATGGGTAGTATCATTCCTTGGAGCAGGTGCACAGATCGCCGTTTCAGATGGACCAGACCCAATTAACGATGGTTGGTATGTTTATACTATTAGCCAGATCAACGACTACCAGAAACTCTCAATCTGGAGTGATGGATATTATATGACAGATAATACGGGTAGTGCCAATAAGGTATGGGCCCTGGAAAGAGCAGAAATGCTTAACGGAAATCCGTCGGCTCAAATCCTTGGGTTTAACCTTCCGGGTATTCAAACCAGTGGTTTTTACAGCCCACAGGCATTCAATGTAAGTAATGATGACCTACCTGCACCGGGTGGTGCTCCTATTGTATATCTCCAGGATGATGCCTGGGGAGGTGTAGCAACAGACCACGTAAAGATATGGCTTGTAGATGTAGATTGGGTAACCCCTGGTAACTCAACTATATCGGCTGCGACCGAATTTACTACCACTCCGTTTATTTCGGTGTTCGACGGTGGTAGTTTCTCAAACTTAACACAGCCGGGAGGTGGTATCGCAATCGATGCCCTTCAGGCAACGATCATGAATCAGGCGCAGTTCAGAAGATTTGGAACTCATAACTCTGCGGTATTTAATTTTGTTGTCGATACAGACGCTACCGCTGGTGAACGTGCCGGAGTACGCTGGTTCGAATTCAGACAAGCTTCAGACGGAGCTCCATGGTCTTTATACCAGGAAGGAACGTACACCTCTCCAGATGGAAAACACGCCTGGCATGCAAGTATGATCATGGATTCTGCCGGAAATATCGGGATGGGATATTCCGGAATGGCAGGACCAACTACTCCTAATCCAACAGATTTTAGAGTAAGCTCCTATTATACCGGTCGTTTTGATGGTGACCCACTTGGTACAATGACTGTTTTCGAAGAGCTTATTGCCGCTGGTAACCAAAATATACCGGGACTTCGTTACGGAGACTACAGTAAGATCGATATCGATCCATCCGATGATACTACTTTCTGGTTCATCAACGAATACATGAACAGTGGTAGAAAAGATGTTGTAGGTGCATTCCAACTGGTGCCACCACAACCAAACGATCTGGGAATGGTGAGTATAGATGCTCCTAACAACGGGATCCTAACCGCTACAGAAGATATTGTGGTTTCTATCAGAAACTTCGGAAGTAACGACATCACAAACCCTGATATCCAATACATCGTCAACGGAGGAACTCCTGTGGTTGAAACTTACACCGGAACTATTGTAGCCGGAACCGTAGAGTCTTATACTTTTGCAACTACCGCAGATCTTTCAGCTCCAGGTTCCCATACCATCGAAGCAAAGACTAATCTTCCTGGCGATTCCAACACCAATAACGACAGCACCATGAAAACTGTTTTCAATGGCCTGCTTTATTGCCAGCCATCGGCCGATTGTTCCTTTGGTGACGGATTCCAGTTGTTCTCGGTTGCCGAGATCAATAACCCTTCCGGGTGTGAGGGGTACGGTGATTTCACCAGCCAGGTTGCAAACTTAGCTCCAGGAACAACTTACGACCTAACCGTTACAACCGGTTATGGTGATCAGTTTGTTTCGGTATGGATCGATTACAACGACGATGGTACTTTTACCGCCAATGAACTTGTAGTGGATAATTACGAAATTGCAGATGGACAAGCAGCAGGAACATATACCGAGACTTTCGATCTTGTAGTACCTGCAAATGCAACAACCGGATCGCACAGAATGCGTGCAAAGTCTAACTGGGATGCTCCGGTACCCGGCGATGCATGTACAACCACTCAATACGGTGAAACCGAAGATTACACTGCAAATGTGGGATCACTTGGTACCGGGGACAACGAGTTGGCCAATTCAGAGCTATTAGTGGTTACAAAACCAGGGAAGCAATTCGAGGTTACCTTGATCACTCCATTCGACGGCGTAGCTTCTATTAGAATTTACAACCAGCTGGGACAAACCTTAGCTTTCAATAATCTTGAAAAGAAAGGCGACAGATATGTATATCAACTAGACATGTCTTATGCTGCAGACGGAGTTTATTTCATCCAAGTGGGTGACAGAACATCCAGTTCTTATCAAACAGCGAAGATCATCGTAAGATAA
- a CDS encoding phage tail protein, producing the protein MMKYIPFILMLFATFFGNAQDISSNYKSKRVAVNDTIRIDTVALNPSRFEVLGRDGQKLDSLKYRMEFNLGLLILSDPILIESDSITVNYLRYPDYLTRDYYVFDPKSIIESTGSIEKLYSLQQGNTGNKFTPFEGLNTTGSISRGVTVGNNQNAVVNSELDLQITGRLSDKVSIRASIQDANIPTQEGGYSQSLDEFDQIFIELFSDNWNIRAGDVDLQNNNSYFGRFSKKVQGISLAGKLDHESGASTSAYASGALVRGVFQRSTFTGQEGNQGPYKLVGPNGELFILIVSGSERVYVNGLILKRGENADYVIDYNAGEIKFNPTYPITANMRIVVEYQFTDRNYSRFIGYGGGNFNSETLDLGVYVYSENDAKNQPLQQNLSEEQVAILQAAGDNMEAMNAPSAVPDTFSENKILYKKEMMDGIEIFVFSTNPEDELFSVRFSLVGPNQGNYVLSDQSAINRIFEYVSPINGVPQGNYEPVIRLNAPVKLQIAGVTGSYRPSEKTRADFEISGSQNDLNLFSNLDDEDNDGFAGRLAVKQNLYTTSDSLAINTYGSLDFINKDFRTIERLYNIEFARDWNLIDPMGDQRFVIGGLELSKPGLGGGSYEYQNLDFSENFNGNRHVLNAAVSSGRLRLNGSGSYLKSKSDSLDSRFVRSFTHAIYDMNKSWVGGKFNMEDNQVSTVVNDSLTGVSQRFSSYEAYVGIGDSTQVFAEVGYQFRVNDSVRNTVLSRVNSSNTYYLKSRVINNAQSQLSIYANYRDLKDEEGGDDDERSLTSRIQYNQRILKGGIRWNTVLESNSGVIAQQEFTYLKVEPGQGVYTWKDYNNNGVQELDEFEIAQFQDEAEYIRVLLPNQVFVKIRENKFSQLLTLNPQAWTSEEGFKKFLSQFHNQTSYLISRKTRRTNDDFEINPFKDGGDDELGLTLNFRNVLFFNRGKQHYTTSYTYIASSANNLLSVGLQQNDLESHQFNFNHKVWTDWLITLKGSFGSNSSTSENFPSRNFELDNYTLNPKLSYLLNKQTRFDVFYEYGNEENLLGDMEQLNRQKTGVAFAYTNAQKISITGEFNYINNDFQGSAFSPVAYQMLEGLQPGTNFTWNLLFQKKITKYLDANLSYFGRKSENTSTIHTGSIQLRAYF; encoded by the coding sequence ATGATGAAGTATATCCCGTTCATTTTAATGCTATTCGCAACTTTCTTCGGAAATGCACAGGACATTTCATCTAACTATAAATCGAAACGCGTAGCTGTTAACGATACCATCCGCATAGATACGGTTGCCCTTAATCCGTCAAGATTTGAAGTTTTAGGAAGAGACGGCCAAAAACTTGATTCCCTGAAATATCGAATGGAGTTTAATTTGGGGCTACTAATACTATCGGACCCGATCCTCATAGAGAGTGATAGTATTACGGTAAACTATCTTCGCTATCCGGACTATCTCACCCGCGATTACTATGTTTTCGACCCCAAGAGCATTATAGAAAGTACGGGCTCTATAGAGAAATTGTATTCTTTACAACAGGGAAACACGGGTAATAAATTTACCCCTTTCGAAGGTTTAAATACAACCGGGAGCATCTCCAGAGGGGTAACGGTAGGCAATAATCAAAACGCGGTGGTGAATAGTGAGCTGGACCTGCAGATCACGGGAAGGCTTAGCGATAAAGTTTCCATTAGGGCTTCTATTCAGGATGCGAACATTCCCACCCAGGAAGGAGGATATTCGCAGAGCCTGGATGAATTCGACCAGATCTTTATCGAACTTTTTAGCGACAATTGGAATATTAGGGCCGGGGATGTGGATCTGCAAAATAACAATAGCTATTTTGGCAGGTTTTCGAAAAAAGTACAGGGCATCTCCCTCGCCGGTAAATTGGATCACGAGAGTGGTGCAAGCACGAGTGCATATGCTTCAGGAGCACTGGTAAGAGGTGTGTTTCAACGCAGTACATTCACCGGGCAGGAAGGCAACCAGGGTCCATATAAATTGGTTGGACCTAATGGAGAATTATTTATCCTTATAGTATCCGGCAGCGAACGTGTATATGTAAATGGTCTAATCTTAAAGCGTGGTGAAAATGCGGATTATGTGATCGATTATAATGCGGGAGAGATCAAATTCAATCCTACATATCCCATCACGGCCAATATGCGAATTGTAGTGGAATACCAGTTCACAGACCGAAACTACTCACGGTTTATCGGTTATGGAGGGGGCAATTTTAATAGCGAAACTCTCGATCTGGGAGTTTATGTCTATTCGGAAAATGATGCCAAGAACCAGCCCTTACAACAAAATCTTTCAGAAGAACAGGTTGCCATTTTGCAAGCTGCCGGAGATAATATGGAGGCGATGAATGCTCCGTCGGCCGTACCCGATACATTTTCAGAAAATAAGATCCTGTACAAAAAAGAGATGATGGACGGGATAGAGATCTTCGTATTTTCTACGAATCCGGAAGATGAGTTGTTCAGTGTTCGTTTTAGCCTGGTGGGGCCAAACCAGGGAAATTACGTATTGAGCGATCAAAGCGCAATAAACCGCATCTTCGAATATGTCTCCCCCATCAATGGTGTCCCTCAGGGTAATTATGAACCGGTAATTAGATTAAATGCCCCTGTGAAATTACAAATAGCAGGGGTTACAGGTAGTTATCGACCTTCTGAGAAGACCAGAGCCGATTTCGAAATTTCCGGTAGCCAAAATGACCTCAACCTATTCTCTAATCTCGACGATGAAGACAACGACGGATTTGCCGGAAGGCTGGCAGTAAAGCAAAACCTGTACACCACTTCAGACTCACTGGCTATAAATACCTATGGTTCTCTTGATTTTATAAATAAAGATTTCAGAACCATTGAAAGATTGTACAATATCGAGTTTGCCAGAGACTGGAATCTTATAGATCCTATGGGTGATCAACGCTTCGTAATAGGAGGTCTTGAATTATCTAAACCCGGCCTTGGAGGGGGTAGCTATGAATATCAGAATCTGGATTTTTCTGAAAATTTCAATGGAAACCGCCATGTCCTCAATGCTGCGGTTAGTTCGGGTAGATTACGCCTGAACGGATCGGGCAGTTATTTAAAAAGTAAAAGTGATTCACTCGACTCAAGATTTGTACGTTCATTCACACATGCCATTTACGACATGAACAAGTCCTGGGTTGGGGGCAAGTTTAATATGGAAGACAATCAAGTTTCCACTGTGGTGAATGATAGCCTAACAGGGGTGAGTCAGCGTTTCAGTTCGTACGAGGCCTATGTGGGCATAGGAGACAGTACCCAGGTATTTGCCGAGGTTGGCTACCAATTCCGGGTAAACGATAGTGTGCGTAATACGGTGCTTAGCAGGGTAAACTCTTCCAACACCTATTATTTAAAATCCAGGGTTATTAATAATGCTCAATCTCAATTATCAATATATGCTAATTACCGCGACTTGAAAGATGAGGAGGGAGGAGATGACGACGAACGTTCTCTCACTTCCCGAATTCAGTATAATCAGCGAATTTTAAAAGGCGGAATTCGTTGGAACACGGTCCTGGAGTCCAATAGTGGAGTGATCGCACAACAGGAGTTCACCTATCTTAAGGTAGAACCCGGACAGGGGGTCTATACCTGGAAAGACTATAATAATAACGGGGTTCAGGAGTTGGATGAATTTGAGATCGCTCAATTTCAGGATGAAGCCGAGTATATAAGAGTGTTATTGCCTAACCAGGTTTTTGTAAAGATCAGGGAGAATAAATTTAGCCAGTTGCTAACATTAAATCCTCAGGCATGGACTTCGGAGGAAGGCTTTAAAAAATTTCTTTCCCAATTTCATAATCAGACCTCATATCTCATTAGTAGAAAGACCCGCCGCACTAACGACGATTTTGAGATCAATCCCTTCAAAGATGGTGGCGATGACGAACTTGGGCTTACTCTTAATTTCAGAAATGTGCTATTTTTCAATCGAGGGAAACAGCATTATACCACGAGCTATACCTACATCGCCAGTAGTGCAAATAACCTGCTCTCTGTGGGCCTTCAGCAGAATGATCTGGAGAGCCATCAATTTAATTTCAATCACAAAGTCTGGACCGATTGGCTAATTACTTTAAAGGGTTCCTTCGGAAGTAATAGCAGTACTTCTGAAAATTTCCCTTCCAGAAATTTCGAACTGGATAACTACACCTTAAATCCGAAATTATCCTACCTGCTGAACAAGCAAACTCGTTTTGATGTATTTTACGAGTATGGGAACGAAGAGAACCTCCTGGGAGATATGGAACAGCTCAACAGGCAGAAAACCGGAGTGGCGTTTGCTTACACCAACGCGCAGAAGATCTCTATTACCGGTGAATTTAACTATATAAATAATGATTTTCAGGGGAGTGCATTTTCGCCTGTGGCCTACCAAATGCTGGAAGGCTTGCAACCGGGCACCAACTTTACCTGGAATTTGTTATTTCAGAAAAAGATCACAAAATACCTGGATGCTAATCTATCTTATTTCGGAAGGAAAAGTGAAAACACCAGTACCATCCATACGGGAAGTATACAATTACGGGCGTATTTCTAA
- a CDS encoding exodeoxyribonuclease III: MKIISYNVNGIRAAMRKGLMDWLKAASPDVFCIQETKAMEDQVEIAEIEAAGYPYHYWYSAQKKGYSGVAIFCKKQPEQVVYGTGIDYMDFEGRNLRVDYDGVSIMSLYLPSGTNLARLDHKLTYMADFQTYVDELRKEVPNLVICGDYNICHEAIDIHDPVRNKNVSGFLPVEREWIGNFIDSGFIDSFRFFNKEPHNYTWWSYRANSRANNKGWRIDYNMVAQPLQEKMKRAVILADAYHSDHCPHLLELSL; encoded by the coding sequence ATGAAAATTATATCCTATAATGTGAATGGAATCCGTGCCGCAATGCGAAAGGGGCTAATGGACTGGTTGAAAGCAGCAAGCCCGGATGTGTTCTGTATCCAGGAAACCAAGGCGATGGAAGACCAGGTAGAAATAGCCGAGATCGAAGCAGCCGGATATCCGTATCATTATTGGTACAGTGCTCAGAAAAAAGGTTATAGCGGGGTGGCTATTTTTTGTAAAAAGCAACCCGAGCAGGTAGTATACGGAACCGGGATAGACTATATGGATTTTGAAGGTAGGAACCTGAGAGTGGACTATGACGGAGTTTCCATTATGAGTTTGTATTTACCCAGCGGGACTAATCTGGCGAGACTGGACCATAAGCTAACCTATATGGCCGATTTTCAGACGTATGTGGATGAATTGCGAAAAGAAGTACCCAATCTGGTTATTTGCGGCGATTACAATATTTGTCATGAGGCCATCGATATACATGACCCGGTTAGAAATAAGAATGTATCGGGTTTCCTGCCGGTGGAGCGCGAATGGATAGGCAATTTTATCGATAGTGGATTTATAGATTCCTTCCGTTTCTTTAATAAAGAGCCCCATAACTACACTTGGTGGAGTTACCGGGCCAATTCCAGGGCCAATAACAAAGGCTGGCGTATCGACTACAACATGGTGGCCCAGCCCCTACAAGAAAAAATGAAACGTGCCGTTATATTAGCAGACGCATACCACAGTGATCATTGTCCGCATTTGCTGGAGTTATCACTTTAA